A region of Homo sapiens chromosome 17, GRCh38.p14 Primary Assembly DNA encodes the following proteins:
- the BTBD17 gene encoding BTB/POZ domain-containing protein 17 isoform X1, whose translation MAASGPGAPRLFCREPETFQGEARLALLGAQRADVGGEAAGTSINHSQAVLQRLQELLRQGNASDVVLRVQAAGTDEVRVFHAHRLLLGLHSELFLELLSNQSEAVLQEPQDCAAVFDKFIRYLYCGELTVLLTQAIPLHRLATKYGVSSLQRGVADYMRAHLAGGAGPAVGWYHYAVGTGDEALRESCLQFLAWNLSAVAASTEWGAVSPELLWQLLQRSDLVLQDELELFHALEAWLGRARPPPAVAERALRAIRYPMIPPAQLFQLQARSAALARHGPAVADLLLQAYQFHAASPLHYAKFFDVNGSAFLPRNYLAPAWGAPWVINNPARDDRSTSFQTQLGPSGHDAGRRVTWNVLFSPRWLPVSLRPVYADAAGTALPAARPEDGRPRLVVTPASSGGDAAGVSFQKTVLVGARQQGRLLVRHAYSFHQSSEEAGDFLAHADLQRRNSEYLVENALHLHLIVKPVYHTLIRTPK comes from the exons ATGGCTGCCAGTGGTCCTGGAGCCCCTCGCCTATTCTGCAGAGAGCCTGAAACTTTCCAGGGAGAGGCACGGCTAGCCCTGCTGGGTG CACAGAGAGCCGATGTTGGCGGGGAGGCAGCTGGCACCTCCATCAACCACTCCCAGGCGGTGCTCCAGCGCTTGCAGGAGCTGCTGCGGCAGGGCAACGCCAGCGATGTGGTTCTGCGGGTGCAGGCTGCGGGCACCGATGAGGTCCGGGTATTCCACGCCCACCGCCTGCTGCTGGGACTGCACAGTGAGCTGTTCCTGGAGCTGCTAAGTAACCAGAGCGAGGCGGTGCTGCAGGAGCCACAGGACTGCGCCGCTGTCTTCGACAAGTTCATCAG GTACCTGTACTGCGGGGAGCTGACCGTGCTGCTGACCCAGGCCATCCCCCTGCACAGACTGGCCACCAAGTACGGCGTGTCCTCCCTGCAGCGCGGCGTGGCCGACTACATGCGCGCGCACCTGGCGGGAGGCGCGGGCCCGGCGGTGGGCTGGTACCACTACGCGGTGGGCACCGGGGACGAGGCCCTGCGCGAGAGCTGCCTGCAGTTCCTGGCCTGGAACCTGTCGGCCGTGGCGGCCAGCACCGAGTGGGGCGCCGTGAGCCCCGAGCTGCTCTGGCAGCTCCTGCAACGCTCGGACCTGGTGCTGCAGGATGAACTGGAGCTGTTCCACGCGCTGGAGGCCTGGCTGGGTCGCGCGCGGCCGCCCCCTGCCGTGGCCGAGCGGGCGCTGCGCGCCATACGCTACCCCATGATCCCACCGGCACAGCTGTTCCAGCTGCAGGCGCGCTCGGCAGCCCTGGCGCGCCACGGCCCCGCGGTGGCCGACCTCCTGCTGCAGGCCTACCAGTTCCACGCCGCGTCGCCGCTGCACTACGCCAAGTTCTTCGACGTCAACGGCAGCGCCTTCCTGCCCCGCAACTACCTCGCGCCCGCCTGGGGCGCCCCGTGGGTCATCAACAACCCGGCCCGCGACGACCGCAGCACCAGCTTCCAGACGCAGCTGGGCCCGAGTGGCCACGACGCGGGCCGCCGGGTCACCTGGAACGTGCTCTTCTCGCCGCGCTGGCTGCCCGTCAGCCTGCGGCCCGTTTACGCGGACGCCGCGGGCACTGCTCTGCCCGCCGCGCGCCCGGAGGACGGCCGACCGCGGCTGGTGGTGACGCCGGCCAGCAGCGGCGGCGACGCGGCGGGCGTGAGCTTCCAGAAGACGGTGCTGGTGGGGGCGCGCCAGCAGGGCCGCCTGCTGGTCCGCCACGCCTACAGCTTCCACCAGAGCAGCGAGGAGGCCGGCGACTTCCTGGCGCACGCCGACCTGCAGCGGCGCAACTCCGAGTACCTGGTTGAGAACGCCCTGCACCTGCACCTCATCGTCAAGCCCGTATACCACACCCTTATCCGGACCCCCAAGTAG
- the BTBD17 gene encoding BTB/POZ domain-containing protein 17 precursor: MPRRGYSKPGSWGSFWAMLTLVGLVTHAAQRADVGGEAAGTSINHSQAVLQRLQELLRQGNASDVVLRVQAAGTDEVRVFHAHRLLLGLHSELFLELLSNQSEAVLQEPQDCAAVFDKFIRYLYCGELTVLLTQAIPLHRLATKYGVSSLQRGVADYMRAHLAGGAGPAVGWYHYAVGTGDEALRESCLQFLAWNLSAVAASTEWGAVSPELLWQLLQRSDLVLQDELELFHALEAWLGRARPPPAVAERALRAIRYPMIPPAQLFQLQARSAALARHGPAVADLLLQAYQFHAASPLHYAKFFDVNGSAFLPRNYLAPAWGAPWVINNPARDDRSTSFQTQLGPSGHDAGRRVTWNVLFSPRWLPVSLRPVYADAAGTALPAARPEDGRPRLVVTPASSGGDAAGVSFQKTVLVGARQQGRLLVRHAYSFHQSSEEAGDFLAHADLQRRNSEYLVENALHLHLIVKPVYHTLIRTPK; encoded by the exons ATGCCTAGGAGAGGCTACTCCAAGCCTGGGTCCTGGGGCAGCTTCTGGGCCATGCTGACCTTGGTGGGCCTGGTCACCCATGCAG CACAGAGAGCCGATGTTGGCGGGGAGGCAGCTGGCACCTCCATCAACCACTCCCAGGCGGTGCTCCAGCGCTTGCAGGAGCTGCTGCGGCAGGGCAACGCCAGCGATGTGGTTCTGCGGGTGCAGGCTGCGGGCACCGATGAGGTCCGGGTATTCCACGCCCACCGCCTGCTGCTGGGACTGCACAGTGAGCTGTTCCTGGAGCTGCTAAGTAACCAGAGCGAGGCGGTGCTGCAGGAGCCACAGGACTGCGCCGCTGTCTTCGACAAGTTCATCAG GTACCTGTACTGCGGGGAGCTGACCGTGCTGCTGACCCAGGCCATCCCCCTGCACAGACTGGCCACCAAGTACGGCGTGTCCTCCCTGCAGCGCGGCGTGGCCGACTACATGCGCGCGCACCTGGCGGGAGGCGCGGGCCCGGCGGTGGGCTGGTACCACTACGCGGTGGGCACCGGGGACGAGGCCCTGCGCGAGAGCTGCCTGCAGTTCCTGGCCTGGAACCTGTCGGCCGTGGCGGCCAGCACCGAGTGGGGCGCCGTGAGCCCCGAGCTGCTCTGGCAGCTCCTGCAACGCTCGGACCTGGTGCTGCAGGATGAACTGGAGCTGTTCCACGCGCTGGAGGCCTGGCTGGGTCGCGCGCGGCCGCCCCCTGCCGTGGCCGAGCGGGCGCTGCGCGCCATACGCTACCCCATGATCCCACCGGCACAGCTGTTCCAGCTGCAGGCGCGCTCGGCAGCCCTGGCGCGCCACGGCCCCGCGGTGGCCGACCTCCTGCTGCAGGCCTACCAGTTCCACGCCGCGTCGCCGCTGCACTACGCCAAGTTCTTCGACGTCAACGGCAGCGCCTTCCTGCCCCGCAACTACCTCGCGCCCGCCTGGGGCGCCCCGTGGGTCATCAACAACCCGGCCCGCGACGACCGCAGCACCAGCTTCCAGACGCAGCTGGGCCCGAGTGGCCACGACGCGGGCCGCCGGGTCACCTGGAACGTGCTCTTCTCGCCGCGCTGGCTGCCCGTCAGCCTGCGGCCCGTTTACGCGGACGCCGCGGGCACTGCTCTGCCCGCCGCGCGCCCGGAGGACGGCCGACCGCGGCTGGTGGTGACGCCGGCCAGCAGCGGCGGCGACGCGGCGGGCGTGAGCTTCCAGAAGACGGTGCTGGTGGGGGCGCGCCAGCAGGGCCGCCTGCTGGTCCGCCACGCCTACAGCTTCCACCAGAGCAGCGAGGAGGCCGGCGACTTCCTGGCGCACGCCGACCTGCAGCGGCGCAACTCCGAGTACCTGGTTGAGAACGCCCTGCACCTGCACCTCATCGTCAAGCCCGTATACCACACCCTTATCCGGACCCCCAAGTAG